One uncultured Caproiciproducens sp. DNA segment encodes these proteins:
- a CDS encoding nucleotidyltransferase family protein, which produces MLVAGIVSEYNPFHNGHAALISQTRLAGATHVAAVMSGNYVQRGEPAILSKWARAKQALENGVDLVVELPLPWALAGAEKFAYGGVALLDAMGADMLSFGSECGCIEDLHKAEQALGSTKLRESIQSELKNGATLAKARQKAVAGLFGEETAGLLRDPNNILGIEYMKALSRLNSKIIPFTMKRVGAAHDTHTFDGQTASASQIRRMIRSGEDFSSLMPAAAAKTAKNEIEAGNAPADIASVERAILAKLRTMNRAQFADLPDISEGLENRVYAAARKASSLDEVYSLIKSKRYTHARIRRIVLSAFLGLNSSMSSGIPPYLHILGFNKRGTEILHLMKSIAKLPVITNSSDMFSLDNPGKNMIELENRATDLFSLCMPTVAPCGLDMTMGIISISSSG; this is translated from the coding sequence ATGCTTGTGGCCGGAATAGTTTCTGAATATAATCCGTTTCATAACGGACATGCCGCACTGATTTCGCAGACCCGTTTGGCCGGGGCGACCCACGTTGCCGCGGTAATGAGCGGCAACTATGTGCAGCGCGGCGAACCCGCCATTCTATCCAAATGGGCACGGGCCAAACAAGCGCTTGAAAACGGCGTTGACCTGGTTGTTGAACTGCCTCTGCCGTGGGCGCTCGCAGGTGCGGAAAAATTCGCATACGGCGGTGTTGCGCTGCTGGACGCGATGGGTGCCGACATGCTGAGCTTTGGCAGTGAATGCGGATGCATTGAGGATCTTCATAAGGCGGAACAAGCGCTCGGATCAACGAAACTGCGCGAAAGCATCCAATCGGAACTGAAAAATGGAGCGACTCTCGCAAAGGCCAGGCAAAAAGCGGTAGCCGGTCTGTTTGGCGAAGAGACCGCGGGACTTCTGCGTGACCCGAATAATATTTTAGGCATCGAGTATATGAAGGCGCTGAGCCGACTGAATTCCAAAATAATCCCTTTTACAATGAAACGGGTTGGCGCGGCACATGACACACATACATTTGACGGTCAAACAGCCTCCGCTTCACAGATACGCAGGATGATTCGGTCCGGAGAAGACTTTTCTTCCCTGATGCCTGCGGCAGCGGCAAAAACAGCAAAAAATGAAATCGAGGCCGGAAACGCCCCCGCTGATATTGCGTCCGTTGAGCGGGCTATTCTGGCAAAGCTGAGGACCATGAACCGCGCCCAGTTTGCCGATCTTCCCGATATTAGCGAAGGACTTGAAAACCGGGTATATGCCGCAGCACGCAAGGCATCCAGTTTGGATGAGGTATATTCCCTCATAAAATCCAAAAGATACACTCATGCAAGAATTCGAAGAATCGTCCTCTCTGCTTTTCTTGGGCTTAATTCTTCCATGAGTTCAGGGATTCCTCCCTACCTGCACATACTCGGCTTTAACAAACGCGGTACAGAAATCCTGCATTTGATGAAATCAATCGCAAAACTTCCAGTAATCACCAATTCATCGGATATGTTTTCTCTTGACAATCCTGGGAAAAATATGATTGAACTGGAGAATCGAGCAACAGACCTCTTTTCTTTGTGTATGCCAACTGTCGCGCCCTGCGGACTTGATATGACAATGGGCATTATTTCTATTTCATCATCTGGCTGA
- the upp gene encoding uracil phosphoribosyltransferase, translated as MDKQVFIMDHPLIQHKLTFLRDKNTGSKEFRELVGEIGMLMCYEATRDLPLEDTTIETPMGQAHTKIIAGRKLAFVPILRAGLGMVDGVLKMVPAAKVGHIGLYRDHETLQPVEYYSKLPQDIEERDVIVLDPMLATGGSAIDAVTIIKRSNPKSIRFMCIIAAPEGIKAFSEAHPDVQLFCAAVDDHLNDIGYIVPGLGDAGDRIFGTL; from the coding sequence ATGGATAAACAGGTATTTATCATGGATCATCCGCTTATTCAGCACAAACTGACTTTTTTACGTGACAAAAACACGGGTTCAAAAGAATTTCGCGAGTTGGTCGGTGAAATTGGGATGCTGATGTGTTATGAAGCGACACGGGATCTTCCTTTGGAGGATACAACCATTGAAACCCCAATGGGTCAGGCACACACGAAAATCATTGCAGGCAGAAAGCTTGCGTTTGTTCCAATTTTAAGAGCGGGGTTGGGAATGGTCGACGGCGTGCTGAAAATGGTTCCCGCCGCAAAGGTCGGCCATATCGGCCTTTACCGCGATCACGAAACACTACAGCCGGTCGAATACTACAGCAAACTGCCGCAGGATATCGAAGAGCGTGACGTTATTGTATTGGATCCGATGCTTGCCACCGGCGGCTCGGCAATTGATGCGGTCACCATTATCAAGCGCAGCAATCCGAAAAGCATCCGGTTTATGTGCATTATTGCGGCACCCGAAGGGATAAAGGCTTTTTCTGAAGCGCATCCCGATGTACAGCTTTTTTGTGCGGCAGTGGATGACCATCTCAATGACATCGGCTACATTGTACCCGGCCTTGGCGACGCGGGCGACCGTATTTTCGGAACACTGTAA
- the rpiB gene encoding ribose 5-phosphate isomerase B: MIALGADHGGFLLKEAIKNYLAAENIAYKDFGTFDEASVDYAPIAAKVAHCVADGEAERGILCCGTGIGMSIAANKVEGIRASVCTNAFCTEMTRRHNNSNILCLGGRVIDEKQAVELAKIYLETGFDGGRHQQRIDEITAIERGEL; the protein is encoded by the coding sequence ATGATAGCTTTAGGAGCGGACCACGGCGGATTTTTGTTAAAAGAAGCAATTAAGAACTATCTTGCTGCCGAAAATATTGCTTATAAGGATTTCGGCACATTTGATGAAGCCTCTGTCGACTACGCGCCGATTGCGGCCAAAGTTGCTCACTGCGTAGCAGACGGCGAGGCAGAGCGGGGGATACTGTGCTGCGGAACAGGAATCGGCATGAGCATTGCGGCCAATAAGGTTGAGGGCATTCGCGCGTCTGTGTGCACAAATGCTTTCTGCACAGAAATGACACGCCGGCACAACAATTCCAATATTCTTTGCCTTGGCGGCAGAGTGATAGATGAAAAGCAAGCGGTGGAATTAGCAAAGATATATCTGGAAACTGGTTTCGACGGCGGTCGCCACCAGCAGCGTATTGATGAAATTACTGCAATTGAGCGCGGTGAGCTGTAA
- the tsaB gene encoding tRNA (adenosine(37)-N6)-threonylcarbamoyltransferase complex dimerization subunit type 1 TsaB, producing the protein MRILAIDSSATAASAALLDDNRILGEFYINTRLTHSQTLMPMIDNLLQCTRSELKSVDLFAVSAGPGSFTGIRIGVASIKGLAMAQNKPCAGVSTLEAMAHNLEHLECTVCAVMDARCGQVYNAIFSADGNSIERITPDRALSVEDLAEECKNYAKPLLLVGDGAKLCYNNERFKSLNAVLPPEQLIYQRAWGVAKSAFKVYEQGGAVLPAALMPVYLRLPQAERELKKRIKGETK; encoded by the coding sequence ATGAGAATACTGGCAATCGATTCTTCGGCAACTGCGGCCTCGGCGGCTTTGCTTGACGACAACAGGATTCTGGGGGAGTTTTACATCAATACACGTCTGACACACAGCCAGACGCTCATGCCGATGATTGACAATCTGCTGCAATGCACCCGCTCGGAGCTGAAAAGCGTTGATCTGTTTGCTGTTTCCGCGGGGCCGGGTTCCTTTACGGGAATTCGTATCGGTGTGGCGAGTATCAAAGGACTTGCCATGGCGCAGAATAAACCGTGTGCGGGTGTTTCCACACTTGAAGCCATGGCGCATAATTTGGAGCATCTGGAATGTACCGTCTGCGCGGTGATGGATGCACGCTGCGGCCAGGTTTATAACGCGATCTTTTCGGCGGATGGCAATTCTATTGAAAGGATTACGCCGGACCGTGCGTTATCCGTTGAGGATTTGGCGGAAGAATGTAAAAATTACGCGAAACCGCTATTGCTTGTTGGAGATGGCGCGAAATTGTGCTATAATAATGAGCGGTTTAAAAGCCTAAACGCGGTCTTGCCTCCCGAGCAGCTGATTTATCAGCGCGCATGGGGTGTGGCGAAATCTGCGTTCAAAGTATATGAGCAGGGCGGGGCAGTGTTGCCGGCGGCTCTTATGCCGGTATATCTTCGCCTTCCTCAGGCGGAGCGGGAATTAAAAAAACGGATTAAAGGAGAAACCAAATGA
- the tsaE gene encoding tRNA (adenosine(37)-N6)-threonylcarbamoyltransferase complex ATPase subunit type 1 TsaE, translated as MQEMITFSPAETEALGEKIAKTLTGGEVIALFGGMGMGKTAFTRGLARGLGIQDGVSSPTFALVHEYHGRLDVYHFDMFRVTGWDDLYSTGFFDYLDNGGVLVIEWSENIEAALPQSSIRIEIQQGTRENERIFHIEGMKQ; from the coding sequence ATGCAGGAAATGATCACTTTTTCACCTGCTGAGACGGAGGCACTCGGTGAAAAAATAGCAAAAACGCTGACCGGCGGCGAGGTGATTGCCCTTTTCGGCGGCATGGGAATGGGAAAAACCGCTTTTACGCGCGGACTTGCCCGCGGACTTGGAATTCAGGATGGTGTTTCCAGCCCAACCTTCGCGCTTGTCCACGAGTACCACGGCAGACTGGATGTCTACCATTTTGATATGTTCCGTGTGACCGGATGGGACGACCTTTACTCCACCGGTTTTTTTGATTATCTTGATAACGGCGGCGTATTGGTGATCGAGTGGAGTGAAAACATTGAGGCCGCGCTTCCGCAAAGTTCGATACGAATTGAAATTCAGCAGGGAACACGTGAAAATGAGCGGATTTTTCACATTGAGGGGATGAAACAATGA
- a CDS encoding formate--tetrahydrofolate ligase, translated as MLTDIEIAQQAKLVPIAKIACDLGIQEEELEPYGRFKAKLNDSLYNRLASNKDGKLILVTAINPTPAGEGKTTTTAGLGEAMKQIGKNAVIALREPSLGPVFGIKGGAAGGGYAQVVPMEDINLHFTGDFHAITSANNLLCAMLDNHIHQGNVLGIDQRRILIKRCLDMNDRALREIVVGLGGKINGVPREDGFCITVASEIMAIFCLASDITDLKERLAKILVAYTFAGAPVFAADLKAQGAMAALLKDAINPNLVQTLEGTPVIMHGGPFANIAHGCNSVRATRLALKLADYCITEAGFGSDLGAEKFLDIKCRLAGLKPSAIVLVATARALKYNGGVPKDRTSEENLDALEKGIVNLGAHIVNMKKYGVPVVVAINRFGTDSDAELAFIEKYCRSNGADFALSEVFAKGGAGGVDLARKVCEAAEKPANFRPIYSVDSTIKQKIECIAKEIYGADGVVYAGQAEKAMKDIVALGGDRLPVCIAKTQYSLSDNPALLGRPKGFSITIRDLRLSNGAGFVVAYAGDIMTMPGLPKVPSAEKIDVDANGKISGLF; from the coding sequence ATGCTGACAGACATCGAAATAGCACAGCAGGCAAAACTCGTTCCAATTGCGAAAATTGCCTGCGACCTTGGAATTCAAGAGGAAGAACTTGAGCCATACGGCAGATTTAAAGCAAAGCTGAACGACTCTCTCTACAACAGACTTGCCTCCAATAAGGACGGCAAACTTATTTTGGTTACGGCAATCAATCCCACTCCTGCGGGGGAGGGGAAAACCACCACAACCGCAGGTCTTGGCGAAGCAATGAAGCAGATCGGGAAAAATGCCGTCATTGCTCTGCGTGAACCCAGCCTTGGCCCGGTATTCGGTATTAAGGGCGGCGCCGCGGGCGGCGGATACGCACAGGTGGTGCCGATGGAGGACATCAACCTTCACTTTACAGGTGATTTCCATGCGATTACATCTGCAAACAATTTACTTTGCGCCATGCTGGACAACCACATTCATCAGGGAAACGTCCTTGGAATTGACCAGCGCAGAATTTTGATAAAACGCTGCCTTGATATGAACGACCGTGCTTTGCGCGAAATTGTTGTCGGCCTTGGCGGGAAAATCAACGGGGTTCCTCGTGAAGACGGCTTCTGCATTACGGTTGCATCGGAAATTATGGCGATCTTTTGTCTGGCATCCGACATAACGGATTTGAAAGAACGGCTTGCGAAAATCCTGGTTGCCTATACCTTCGCGGGCGCTCCCGTTTTTGCGGCCGATTTAAAGGCGCAGGGCGCAATGGCCGCGCTTCTCAAAGACGCGATTAATCCGAATCTGGTGCAGACGCTGGAAGGCACCCCCGTCATCATGCACGGCGGGCCGTTCGCAAATATTGCCCATGGCTGCAATTCGGTCAGAGCTACGCGCCTTGCGCTGAAGCTTGCCGATTACTGTATTACCGAGGCCGGCTTCGGCTCGGACCTTGGAGCGGAGAAATTTCTGGATATCAAGTGCCGTCTTGCGGGACTGAAACCCAGCGCCATTGTGCTTGTTGCAACTGCGCGCGCGCTGAAATACAACGGCGGGGTTCCAAAGGACAGAACGTCGGAAGAGAACCTTGACGCACTGGAAAAGGGCATCGTGAATTTGGGCGCCCATATTGTCAATATGAAGAAATACGGAGTGCCGGTGGTCGTCGCCATCAACCGTTTCGGAACTGACTCCGACGCTGAACTTGCATTTATTGAAAAATACTGCCGCAGCAACGGCGCTGACTTTGCGCTTTCCGAGGTGTTTGCCAAAGGTGGGGCAGGCGGTGTGGATTTGGCCAGAAAGGTATGCGAAGCTGCGGAAAAACCGGCGAATTTCCGTCCGATTTATTCGGTTGATTCCACAATCAAACAAAAAATCGAATGTATTGCCAAAGAAATTTACGGAGCCGACGGAGTCGTTTATGCCGGTCAGGCGGAAAAAGCGATGAAGGACATCGTTGCGCTCGGCGGGGACCGGCTGCCGGTCTGTATTGCGAAAACGCAGTATTCTCTTTCCGACAACCCTGCGCTGCTGGGTCGGCCGAAAGGGTTCAGCATTACCATCCGCGACCTGCGGCTCTCAAATGGGGCGGGCTTTGTGGTTGCCTACGCGGGCGATATTATGACCATGCCCGGACTGCCTAAAGTACCTTCCGCTGAAAAGATCGACGTGGATGCAAACGGAAAGATTTCGGGACTATTTTAA
- a CDS encoding response regulator transcription factor produces MDKKCILIVDDDREIVRAIAILLEKEGYTALCAYNGLEAVDAAMNNEIQLIVIDVMMPKLNGLSAVMKIREKRNIPIIVLSAKSEDTDKILGLSMGADDYVTKPFNPMELVARVRSQLRRYLSLGDINAHMNTNEILNGRLSYNTEERILKADGDPVRLTATETKIIDLLMRNLGRTFPAEEIYRRVWNEPAYCVENTVMVHIRRIREKIELNPKEPEYLKVVWGIGYKIEKI; encoded by the coding sequence ATGGACAAGAAATGTATTTTAATCGTCGATGATGACCGCGAAATTGTCCGCGCAATCGCCATTCTGCTGGAAAAGGAGGGGTATACCGCTCTTTGCGCCTACAATGGACTGGAGGCGGTGGACGCGGCAATGAACAACGAAATCCAGCTGATTGTGATTGATGTAATGATGCCGAAATTGAACGGTCTTTCCGCCGTAATGAAAATCCGTGAAAAACGCAACATACCGATCATTGTGCTTTCGGCAAAAAGCGAGGACACCGACAAGATTCTGGGGCTCAGCATGGGCGCGGACGATTATGTTACAAAACCGTTCAATCCCATGGAGCTAGTTGCCCGTGTACGCTCACAGCTTAGGCGGTACCTCAGTCTTGGCGACATTAACGCGCACATGAATACGAACGAAATTCTGAACGGCAGGCTGTCCTACAACACAGAGGAACGAATTCTGAAAGCAGACGGCGATCCGGTACGGCTGACGGCCACCGAAACCAAAATCATCGATTTGCTGATGCGTAATCTGGGCAGAACCTTCCCGGCTGAAGAAATTTACCGCCGTGTATGGAACGAGCCCGCCTACTGTGTGGAAAACACCGTCATGGTACATATTCGGCGTATTCGTGAAAAAATCGAACTCAATCCAAAGGAACCTGAATATTTGAAGGTGGTGTGGGGTATTGGATACAAAATCGAAAAAATTTAA